Proteins encoded in a region of the Elaeis guineensis isolate ETL-2024a chromosome 7, EG11, whole genome shotgun sequence genome:
- the LOC105048946 gene encoding uncharacterized protein isoform X2 — protein MDSPATAPAGRRGRVTGEEIEEEDEHHLNPFLATSINKPSASKLQFRKEISRARWDEGMGMGEVIEKKGSMWVTTGIIRNGKLYCHIEEILFLAERGALLLDVDDTSLSIKDIYKKIAEGKYGCSWESFEAYKHLKLLGYIVGRHGLPWTMKNQMICCNNDLPQSTSDIDGKSDREVGESISIIQLLKDMQIDDITPTFDVYLPNSKFRKSSPGVPSFILCLVRRWMMRCLRCVLWILGTLFHFLQVSPLLVVAGFVLLSVFLMDRLTD, from the exons ATGGACTCACCGGCCACGGCCCCagcgggaagaagaggaagagtaaCAGGGGAAGAAATAGAGGAAGAGGATGAGCACCACCTGAACCCCTTCTTAGCTACCAGTATCAACAAGCCGTCTGCTTCCAAACTCCAGTTCAG GAAGGAGATATCTCGGGCTCGGTGGGACGAAGGGATGGGGATGGGGGAAGTGATAGAGAAGAAAGGCAGCATGTGGGTGACCACCGGTATCATCCGGAACGGCAAGCTCTATTGTCACATTGAGGAAATCCT GTTTTTGGCTGAAAGAGGGGCACTTCTCTTGGATGTTGATGATACAAGCCTCAGCATAAAAGATATATATAAGAAGATAGCAGAAGGAAAGTATGGGTGTTCTTGGGAGTCCTTTGAAGCCTACAAGCACCTGAAGCTGCTTGGATACATTGTTGGACGCCATGGTCTTCCATGGACTATGAAGAATCAAATGATCTGTTGCAATAATGACTTACCCCAAAGCACGTCGGACATTGATGGGAAGTCCGATAGGGAAGTGGGGGAAAGCATTTCTATCATTCAGTTGCTTAAAGATATGCAGATTGATGACATTACTCCAACTTTTGATGTGTATCTACCCAACAGCAAGTTTAGAAAATCTTCCCCGGGTGTTCCAAGTTTTATTCTTTGTCTGGTCAG GCGATGGATGATGAGATGTCTGCGCTGCGTGCTTTGGATACTTGGGACCTTGTTCCACTTCCTCCAGGTAAGTCCATTGTTGGTTGTCGCTGGGTTTGTACTGTTAAGTGTTTTTCTGATGGACAGGTTGACAGATTGA